From a region of the Candidatus Hydrogenedentota bacterium genome:
- a CDS encoding aldo/keto reductase yields the protein MECRRLGNSDLNVSVYAFGAWQLGDTAYWGEEAETDAEAVVQTAIDAGVNLFDTAEGYGAGRSEEVLGGALGARRNDVYIASKVSPENCVPPTRLRAACEASLKRLGTSTIDLYQVHWPCEPSRFDDAAAEMMRLKDQGKIRAIGVSNFGSRHLDAWVRTGECDSNQLGYNLLFRAIEYDIVPACRKRGVGILAYMPVMQGILAGRWNAIEEIPEARRRTRHFSKKRPGTRHGQPGCEELLMQTLKDLDALCKQIGQPMARVAIAWLMRQAGVASVLVGGRTKSQLERNLSAAGLALGDDVLERLNTITEPLKQRLGTNPDMWCGETERRIY from the coding sequence ATGGAATGCCGCAGGCTCGGAAACAGCGATTTGAACGTATCGGTATATGCGTTTGGCGCGTGGCAGCTGGGCGACACCGCGTACTGGGGTGAGGAGGCCGAAACGGACGCCGAGGCGGTAGTGCAAACCGCCATCGACGCGGGCGTTAACCTGTTCGATACCGCGGAAGGGTACGGCGCGGGGAGGTCGGAGGAAGTGCTCGGCGGGGCACTGGGAGCCCGCCGGAACGACGTATACATCGCCAGCAAGGTCTCGCCCGAGAATTGCGTGCCCCCAACGAGGTTGCGCGCGGCTTGCGAGGCCAGCCTGAAGCGGCTGGGGACCAGCACCATCGATCTCTACCAGGTCCACTGGCCCTGCGAGCCCTCTCGTTTCGACGATGCCGCGGCGGAGATGATGCGACTGAAAGACCAGGGGAAAATCCGCGCCATCGGCGTCTCGAATTTCGGCTCGCGGCACTTGGATGCATGGGTCCGGACAGGCGAGTGCGATTCGAATCAACTCGGTTACAACCTGCTCTTCCGGGCCATCGAGTACGATATCGTCCCCGCGTGCCGGAAGCGTGGCGTCGGGATACTGGCCTATATGCCGGTCATGCAGGGGATCCTGGCGGGAAGGTGGAACGCTATCGAGGAGATCCCTGAAGCCCGCCGCCGCACGCGCCATTTCTCGAAGAAACGTCCCGGCACGCGCCACGGCCAGCCCGGCTGCGAGGAGCTTCTGATGCAGACGCTCAAGGACCTCGACGCACTGTGCAAACAAATCGGGCAACCCATGGCGCGGGTGGCCATTGCCTGGCTGATGCGCCAGGCGGGAGTGGCGTCGGTGCTCGTGGGCGGCCGCACGAAATCGCAGCTGGAACGCAACCTCAGCGCGGCCGGCCTCGCCTTGGGCGATGACGTGCTCGAGCGTCTGAACACGATCACCGAGCCGCTCAAACAACGCCTGGGAACAAACCCCGATATGTGGTGCGGGGAAACGGAGAGGCGGATCTACTGA
- a CDS encoding right-handed parallel beta-helix repeat-containing protein, translating to MSPFYVSEHKALSDSGILRRTGWPAAGVIWAGLCIFAMALGARPALGEQKPGDGASSCQVNVAALLPEGFVVDGSQSYMLQLQQALDTAGETGGTVVFPPMTYRLDNAAGLRIHSNTTLIMDGARFVFTEDLKEDGQAFRGDGVMNVRFEGGTVAGKRESWDPGTNIAGVRLYGQCRNIHIAHMRFEDLSSNGVGIFGTDAEHPVEEIWIRDVATRNCCNYYGDYLAQAAGPAKGSSREDQGNITLYHAAKWVVEGCDLDGSQSDGTHFYHAHRGRFVNNRVTRSQMGGYFLEGCSYVLASDNLITENGSRGVTIERDSTFCTLIGNVVEHSGREGLWAPDVAGIVVVNNIFRENGRKDDADRDCEIRIDDRDEYATQTRDIRVTENLFYASGHQTAAVMITENVRDCIVRGNSLRGAAEGEPVSIAESSRETCVVEGNDTAAE from the coding sequence ATGAGCCCTTTTTACGTGAGTGAACACAAAGCCTTGTCCGATAGCGGCATATTGCGGCGGACAGGGTGGCCGGCGGCCGGAGTTATATGGGCGGGACTGTGCATATTTGCCATGGCGCTCGGCGCCCGGCCTGCTCTGGGAGAGCAGAAGCCGGGGGATGGTGCGAGTTCGTGCCAGGTCAACGTGGCCGCGCTCCTGCCCGAGGGTTTTGTTGTCGACGGTTCGCAGAGCTATATGCTTCAACTCCAGCAGGCTCTCGATACTGCGGGGGAAACCGGCGGTACGGTGGTTTTTCCGCCCATGACCTACCGGCTCGACAACGCCGCCGGGCTGCGGATTCATTCCAACACGACTCTGATCATGGATGGCGCGCGATTCGTGTTCACGGAGGATCTCAAGGAAGACGGTCAGGCTTTCCGGGGCGACGGCGTGATGAATGTCCGCTTTGAGGGAGGGACAGTCGCCGGCAAACGCGAGAGCTGGGACCCCGGCACGAACATCGCGGGAGTCCGCCTGTACGGCCAATGCCGCAACATCCACATCGCTCATATGCGCTTCGAGGACCTCTCCAGCAACGGCGTCGGTATTTTCGGCACGGACGCGGAACATCCCGTCGAAGAGATTTGGATTCGTGACGTCGCCACACGCAACTGCTGCAATTATTACGGCGATTATCTTGCGCAAGCAGCGGGGCCCGCGAAAGGCAGCAGCCGTGAAGACCAGGGCAACATCACACTGTACCACGCCGCGAAATGGGTCGTCGAAGGGTGCGATCTCGACGGTTCCCAGTCCGACGGCACGCATTTCTACCACGCCCACCGCGGGCGTTTCGTCAACAACCGGGTCACGCGCAGCCAGATGGGCGGCTATTTCCTCGAGGGGTGCAGCTACGTGCTCGCGTCGGACAATCTCATCACCGAAAACGGTTCGCGCGGCGTGACCATCGAACGCGACAGCACCTTCTGCACGCTCATCGGCAACGTTGTCGAACACAGCGGCCGCGAAGGCCTCTGGGCGCCGGACGTAGCGGGCATCGTCGTTGTCAACAACATTTTCCGCGAAAACGGCCGTAAAGACGATGCGGACCGCGACTGCGAGATCCGCATCGACGATCGGGACGAATACGCGACCCAGACCCGCGACATCCGCGTTACCGAGAACCTGTTCTATGCCTCCGGCCACCAGACGGCAGCCGTCATGATCACCGAGAACGTGCGGGATTGCATCGTGCGCGGCAATTCACTCCGAGGCGCCGCCGAAGGCGAGCCCGTGAGCATCGCGGAATCGTCGCGGGAGACGTGCGTTGTCGAGGGCAATGATACCGCGGCGGAGTGA